Within Streptobacillus felis, the genomic segment ATTGGAAGAACAAATCTTCCTTCACTTTCTAAAATATATGTATATCTTTTATTAGTTAAATCTTGATCAACGCCACTAATTTGTTCTAAAGTATTAGTATTAAAGAAACCAAATAAGTATTTATAATAATCTTTTGAAATATTCTTTTGTAAGAATTCTTCTTTAGATAATTGCACTACACCAGTACCTTTAGATATATCTAACTCTAATATCTCAACTAATTTTATCTTATCCCCATTTTTAGGTATATATATTTCTGGATTATTAAATAATTTAAGTATACCCTCTATAGAGTATTCTCTATTTAAACTTGATTTTTCTCCATCTATATATATATTATTATCATTTTCATTTATCTTAAACATTACTCCAGGTGTTCCTGTAATTCTTTTTGTATACATCAAACTATTATCAAGTGGTTCTTTAAAAGATATAATATCCCCAATTTTAGGTTGTTTAAACTTGTAAACAACATTATTAGCAAATATTCTATCACCAACAGCTATAGTAGGTTCCATAGATCCTGTAGGTATAGCATAATTCCCTAAATAATAACCTTGAATAATTACAACAAGTATAATTATATATATAGCATTAAAAATCTTTTTAATCTTATTTGATAACTCAAATTGAGAAAAGAATATTAAAATTAACGAAAATACTACGGCTAAAATATTAATTTTAAAAAAAGTTTTATCATCTACACCAAACATAGATTTACCAAAAACTATCAAAATTAAGTTAACTATAGTCATAGCTTCATAATAATATTTTTTTAAATATGTTAAAAGTAATATACTAAAATTAACTAAAGTTCCTAGAATAATTATCTTATTCTTTATAGGTAAAACATCATTTCTTGAATAATCTACCTTAATAGATAAAATTGCTAAAGATAAAATAGCAATAGTATTTAATATCAACAGTATTTTTTCACTTCTAATTTCTTCTTTATTTATCCCAATTTTATTAATAAATTTATCAACAAAGCAATCAATAACTTCAACTACTTTCTTTTCCTTAAATAAGTAAGCTAAAATTAAAATTGATGTAACTATATAAAAAAGTATATATAATAATATTTTCATAAATGCCTCCTATTTGCATAACTGCAAATATATTATAGCACAAAAAAAATAAAAATAGAATAATACTTCTCACATATATATTACCTTGAAACTATAAAAAGTCAATACTTAAAAATCCTTTGTAAAAAAAATTTTTTTACTACACCTATACAAAAATTTATGATATAATTTATATGCACACAATATTTAACCTTGAAAGGAGCAAAAATGAAAAGAGAATTAGCATTAGAATTTGCAAGAGTGACAGAGGCAGCAGCGCTAGCGGCTCATAAATTAGTTGGTAGAGGTAACAAAGAAGAAATAGATAGAGTGGCTGTAGAAGCAATGAAAATAATGTTAAATAGAATTAAAATAAAAGGTGAAGTTGTAATTGGAGAAGGTGAAATCGATGAAGCACCAATGTTATACATTGGGGAAAAACTTGGTAGAACAGATGGAGATTATCTAGAAGTGGACATTGCTGTAGATCCTGTAGAAGGAACGCGTATGACTGCTCAAAGACAAGCAAATGCAATAACTGTACTTGCCGTAGGTAAAAAAGATACATTTTTAAAAGCTCCTGATATGTATATGGAGAAATTAATAGTTGGTCCTAACGCTAAAGGATTAATAGATTTAGAAAAACCATTAACAGAAAATATACAAATAATAGCTAAAGCTAATAATAAGGAATTAAAAGATTTAACAATAATAGTATTAGATAAACCTAGACATAAAAAAATAATTGAAGATTTACAAAAATTAGGTGTAAGTGTTTATGCATTACCAGACGGTGATGTGGCAGCATCTATATTAACTTGTATGGTAGATAGTGATATTGATGTTGTTTATGGAATAGGTGGTGCTCCTGAAGGTGTTATATCTGCAGCAGCAATAAGAGTTTTAGGTGGGGACATGCAAGCAAGACTTAAACTACGTAATGAAGTAAAAGGATACTCACTTGAAAATGATAAGATATCAAAAGATGAAAAACGTAGATGTGAAGAAAAAGGTCTTAATGTTGGTGCTGTTTTAAAATTAGATGATTTAGCAAAAGAAGATGAAATAGTCTTTTCTGCAACAGGTATTACATCTGGTGACTTATTAGAAGGAATAAAAAGACGTGGAAATATAGCTAGAACTCAAACATTATTAATAAGAGGTAGTTCAAAAACTATAAGATACATAAATTCTATACATAATTTAGATTATAAGGATGAGAAAATAAATCACTTAGTTAAATAGATGCTTAGGCATCTATTTTTTTGTAAAAAAAAGGGTGTCTTATAACACCTTTTTCTATGTGAATCTCCCTAAAAAAAGGTGATTTCACTAATTAGTTTGCTGAAAATAAGATTTTTGAAAGTCTAGAGCTTAAGTTATCTTTATTTTCAAGTAATATTTTCTTCACTTGATCTTCATTTTTACCTTTTAATGTTTTCATTGCTTTAGTACTTACTCTAACTTTAACTTCTTTACCATCAAGCATTAATTTCATAGTTTGAAGATTAGGTCTCCAAATTCTTTTAGTTGCTCTATTTGAGTGACTCACTAAGTTACCATGACCTACTTTTTTCCCAAATACTTCACAAATTTGCATATCTACACCTCCTGAATTCCTGTTTTCTAGATTTTAATTATACCATAACTTATAAGATTATTCAAGCAATAATCTCAAGTATTTTTACAATTTCCAAATTATTATACACTAAAATAAAATAAAATGCAAACGTTATTTTAATTTTACCTCTTTATTGTATAATAACTCTAGTAAATATTTTACTTTAATTAAAAAAGATGTTAAAACCAAACAATTTTAACATCTTAAATATTTATTATTAGAATACCGGGTATCCTTCTTCTTTATAGTTTTTTAATAAGAATTGTCTTACTTTTTCAGAAGTCATAGCTTTAGTTAAATCTTTAATCTTTTGACTATTTTTGTTATCTTCTCTAGCAGCAAGCATTACAGCAAATCTTGCATTTGATCCTTTTTCTAAGAATAATGCATCTTTAACTTTTACTCCAATTTTTAAAATATGTGATGGCCAGTTAAATGCTAAATCATATTCTTGGTATGCTTGAACTAATGAAGGTATTCCAACTGGAACTATTTTTAATCCTTTTTTGTTTTCTACTATGTATGAAATACTATTTAATCCATTACTTTTCCCTAATTTAATTAATCCTTCGCTTTCAAGTATTCTTAAAGCTCTATCTTGGTTAGTTGGATCACTTGGTATAGCAATTCTTGCACCATCTGGTATAGATTTTTTGTTCTTAATATTTTTCGAATAGAAACCAACTTTAACATCATATATAGGCTTAACTTTTACTAAAGTCCCATTATTTTTTTGATTAAATACTTGCATAAATGGCTCATGTTGATGGAAGTTTGCATCAAAATCTTTTGCGTTTAATCCAATATTAGCTGTTACATAATCTGTAAGTAATTTAATTTGTACATCATAACCTTGTTTTTTTAAATCGTCTGCTGCAATTTTAACTATTTCATTCATAGGATAACCCGCAGCTGCAATTTTAATAACTTTATCATTTGAAAAAGTCAGAGTTGAAAATACAATTGTGAAAAATAATAATAATTTTTTTAACATTAAGAATCTCTCCTTCTCTTGTCTAATTTTTTTGAAACATAGTTTCCAATAAACTGTATAGCAAATACTATAACTATCATTATAGATACCACCTTATATACTAAAGGATAATTATACTCTTGATATCCATACCTAATAGCAAAGTCTCCTATTCCTCCTCCACCAACTATTCCCATAACAGTAGAATAAGATATGAAGCTGATTATGCTAGAAGTTAAACCTAAAACTAAAGAACTTCTTGCTTCAACCAATAAGAAATGCCATACAACTTGAAAATTTGTCGCCTTCATAGATAATGCTGCATCTATTATTCCAGGATCTACATCATGAAAAGATTGTTCAACAAATCTTGCATAAAGTGCTACTGCTACAAAACATATAGGAAAACTTGCAGGTAATAAACCAAAAGCTGTTCCAAATACTAGTCTTGTTATCGGTATTAAAACTATAACCAAGATTAAAAAAGGAAAACTTCTTACCACATTAATGTATATATTAATAGGTATATATATACTAATATTCTCCTTTAATCCATCTTTTTTAGTTAGATAAAGTAATGAACCTAGGGGTATCCCTAAAAATATTGCACAAATAGTTGGAATTAAAACCATAATAAATGTATCTTTAATTGATGTTAGTAATTCTAAAGTAAGATAATCCATTATTTAAGCACCTCTTTTGCATATTCTAAATAAGTAAGTTCTCTTTCATCTTTAAGATCCTTATTTACATCAAATATTTCCAAAATTTTACCATTTTCAATTACAGCAACTCTATCACATATTTTCTTTGCTACATCTAATTCATGAGTAACAAACAATATAGTTGTACCATAATCCTTATTAATTTTCTTAAATAAAGATATAACCTCATTTTTTGTAATTTTATCAAGTGAAGCTGTTACTTCATCACATAATAATAAATTTGGGTTAGATACTAGAGCTCTTGCAATGGCTACTCTTTGTTTTTGACCTCCACTTAAAGAAGAAATATATTCATTTTTTTTATCTAGTAAACCTACAAAATTTAATACTTCTTCGACTTTAATGTAATCTAAACTTTTCTTTAAAATTAAAGGCAGCGCTACATTTTGGTATACATCCTTATTTTTTAGTAAATTAAAATTTTGAAATACAACAGACATTTCTATATTTTCATCTATACAAATTTCACCACTATCGGGCTTAATTAAACCTTGTATCATTTTTAGTACTGTTGATTTTCCACTTCCAGATTTACCAATAAGACCAAATATCTCACCTTTTTCTAGTTCCAAATCTAAATCTAAAGTAAAATCACCAAACTTTTTGTTTATATTTTTCAAATTCATTTTATCACCTAAGTAATTTTAACATATATCTAGTTTATTACCAAACTTTTTTTTAATATATTCAAAAAAAAATTATTTATATTCTTTTTTTGCACTTTTTATTTCACAATATGAAATACTACTCAATTTAACATTGCTTCTACATTGCATTAAAACAATATTTATTTACATATAAAAAAAAAGTTTTTACTTTTAAAGTCAGGTGTAAATTTGTTGTATATTTAATGCAAAATAATTACAACTAGCTTTTTTGTAAATTATAGAGTATAATATTACCACACAAATATTTATTTGAAAATTGGAGGAAGAGAAAATGAAAAAATTATTAATGAGCATACTTTTTGGTGCTTTCTTATTTTCTTGTGGAGGTAGTACAGAAACTGCTTCTAAAAGCGAAGAAAAATTAGTTTTCTATGCTGGATTACAAGAAGATCACGCAGCATTAATTGCTGAACAATTTACAGCTGAAACAGGTATACCTACTGAGTTCGTAAGAATGAGTAGTGGAGAAACTTTAGCAAGATTAAAAGCTGAAAAAAATAACATGGTTGCTTCTGTTTGGTATGGTGGACCAGTTGATGGTATCATCGCTGCAGATGCTGAAGGATTAATCGAAGCATATGTATCACCTACTTCAGAAGAAATATTAGACCAATTCAAATCTGGTGATGGAAGATGGACAGGTATCTATGTTGGTTACTTAGGATTTGTTGGAAACAAAAAAATATTAGAAGAAAAAGGTTTAGAAATGCCTAAATCTTGGGCTGATTTATTAGATCCTAAATTTAAAGGTGAAATCGTAGTTGCTCACCCAGGGTCATCTGGAACTGCATATACTATGCTTGCATCTTTAGTTCAATTAATGGGTGAAGAACAAGCTATGGCTTACTTCAAACAATTAGATGGTCAAATCAGACAATATACTAAATCAGGAACTGCACCTGGAAGAATGGTTGGTACTGGTGAAGTTGCTTTAGGTATTACTTTCTTACATGATGCTATCAAATATCAAAAAGAAGGATATACTGATATAATAATTTCAGCACCAAGTGAAGGTACTGGTTATGAAATAGGAGCTGTTGCTTTACTAAAAGATGCACCTAATAGTGAAGCTGGTAAGAAATTTATTGATTGGGTATTAACTAAGGAAGTGCAAGAATTAGGTAAAACAGTTGGTTCATTCCAATTCTTAACTAACAAAAATGCACAAAATCCTGAAGAAGCAGAACCAATTAAAGATACTAAATTAATTAATTATGACTTTGAATGGGCTGGAAAAAACAGAAAAGATTTAGTTGAAAAATATACTAAAGAAACTAGTTCAACAATACCTCAAAAATAGATAGGTTAAAATACAAGGGTGCATAACCCTTGTATTTTATTGAAAGGATTATTTATGTCAGATTTAAAATTAAAAATTAAAGGTGGCCTTAAAGACTTTAGGAAAATGTTAAATGATCCTATACTTATGGCAACTATAATATTTTCAATCGTCGTAGTAGCCTTCTTTATTTTAGTACCATTATATAATGTATTTTTAGAAAGTATTAAAGTAAACGAAAGTTTTAGTATAGTAAATTATATAGATTCATTTAAAAATTCAGGTAATTTACAAATCATACTAAATACTTTAGTATTAGGTTTTACTACAGGATTTATTTCATTAATTATAGGATTCATATTTGCATATTTAACTGTGTATATTAAAATTAAAGGTAAAGCTGTTTTTGATTTTATAGCACTTTTACCTGTAATTTCACCACCATTTATTGTTGCATTATCAACTATATTACTATTTGGTAGAACTGGTTTAATTACTAGAGGATTATTAGGTATAGAATATGAAATTTATGGATTCCATGGTTTAGTATTAGTACAAGTATTAAGCTTTTTCCCTATAGCATATATGATGTTAGTTGGATTATTAAACAATATAGATCCATCTGTTGAAGAAGCTTCAAGATCTTTAGGAGCAAATAGATTTAAAGTATTTACTACAGTAACTCTACCATTAATGGTTCCAGGACTTGCTAATGCTTTCTTATTAGTATTTATACAATCAATAGCAGATTATGCTAACCCATTTGTTATAGGTGGTAAATTCACTACTATAGCAGTTAAAATATTCCAAGAAGGAATAGGAAACTACCAATTAGGACTAGCATCTGCTCTATCAGTTATACTATTAACTATATCTATATCAATGTTTACATTACAAAGATATTATGTTAATTCAAAATCATATATTACTGTAACTGGTAAGGCATCACGTGCTAGAGAATTAATTAATACTCCTTTTGCAACTATTTCTGCAAGTATAATATTAATATTCTTATCAGCATGTGTTATAGGAATGTATATTTTAATACCAATAAGTTCATTTACAAAACTATTTGGAATAGATAATACTTTAAGCCTATATAATTATAGAGAAATATTTAAGTTTGCAAATAGAGTTAACCCTATAATTACTACTACTACTTTATCAATAATTGCAACTTTTGTTGCATCAATTTTCTCTATGATAATAGCTTTCTTAATTGTAAGAAAGAAATTCATAGGAAAAACATTTATTGAATTTACAGTAATGATGGGACTTGCAATACCAGGTACTATAATAGGTATAGGATATGCTTTAAGTTACAACAAAGTATATAACCTACCATTTACAAATATTACTTTAATTCCTACACTAACTGGTACAGGATTTATAATAATAATGGCATTCATAATAAGATCACTTCCAGTAGGAGTTAGATCTGGTATAGCAGCACTAGATCAAATTGATCCAAGTATAGAAGAAGCTTCTACAATACTTGGTGCAAATACTGTACAAACATTTACTAAAATTACTCTACCTATGATAAGAGACGCTTTCCTATCAGGATTAATATATTCATTTGCAAGATCTATGACACTAGTTTCTACAGTAGTATTCTTAATTTCTGCAAAATGGAAATTATTAACACCTACTATCATGGATAATGTAGATCAAGGTAGAATAGGTATTGCAGCTGCATATTGTACTATATTAATAGTAATAGTATCAATATTCATGTTATTAATGAAATTATTTATGAAACTATTAGAACCTAAAACTAAATAACAGGGAGACAAAAAATGAGTAAACCAATTAAATTAAATATACAAAATTTAACTAAAGTATTTACACCTAAAGGTAGAAGAGTAGTTGCCGTAGAAGATGTAAATTTAGCAATAGAAGAAGGAGAATTTGTATGTCTTTTAGGTCCATCTGGTTGTGGAAAAACTACTACATTAAGAATGATAGCTGGTTTTGAAACACCAAGTGAAGGACATATTACTATGAGTGGTAGAGATATAGCATATTTAACTCCAGATAAAAGAGGAATAGCAATGGTTTTCCAAAACTACGCTTTATTCCCACATATGAATGTTTATGATAACATAGCTTATGGATTAAAATTACAAAAAAGACCTAAAGAAGAAATTAAACAAAGAGTAGATAAAATATTAAAACTTATGAAAATGGAAGATTTTGCTGAACGTGTTCCGTCTCAAATGTCAGGTGGACAACAACAAAGAGTTTCACTTGCAAGAGCTTTAATAATGAATTCTGAAGTACTATTATTTGATGAACCATTATCAAACTTAGATGCAAAATTAAGATTACACATGAGAGATGAAATAAGAAAATTACAACAAGAAGTTGGAATAACTTCTATATATGTAACACATGACCAAGCTGAAGCTATGGCCCTTTCAGATAAAATAGTAATAATGAAAGATGGTAAAATAGCACAAGTTGGTTCTCCACAAGAAATATATCAAAAACCAAATTCTGAATTTGTTGCCAAATTCATTGGTAGAGCAAACATATTAGATGCTAAAATTATAGAAAATAGAGATAATTCAACATTAATATCTATATTAGGTGAAGAATATCTTGTAAATGAAAAGGTTGATTACACACCTGGGACTGATGTTAAAGTAGTAATTAGACCTGAATCTATTAAATTCACTGAAAATAAACATACTTTAGAAGTTTCTAAGAGTATATTTATGGGTGAAAACCATGAATATGAAGTTAAAAATGGAAATGAAGTTATAGAAATAGTACTTAACAATCCACATGGTAAAGATATCAAAAAAATAGGAGATAGTTTGAGTTTTGCATTTGATCAAAATTCAATACACATATTATAATGACAAGTATGCAAAATGCAATATTTTTAGCTAGAATACTAGTAGCTTGCGTATGTGGAGCAGCAATAGGTTATGAAAGAACAAGTAAAAATAAAGGAGCTGGTGTTAGAACTCACGCCATAGTAGCTGTTTCATCAGCTCTAATGATGATAGTTTCAAAATATGGTTTTGAAGATTCTATAAAATTTGACGCATCACGTGTTGCTGCACAAATTGTAAGTGGAGTCGGATTTCTTGGAGCAGGTATAATATTTGTAAGAAACAATAATGTTATTACTGGTCTTACAACTTCAGCTGGTATTTGGGGTACTGCAGGAGTTGGTATGGCTATTGGATCTGGATTAATATTTATGGGAGTTTCAGTAACAGTTATTATGCTACTTCTTCAAACAGTTATGCATAAAAATAATTTTTTACATAAAAATGAAGGTAATAGATACAAACTATATCTAAAAATGAATGAAGTATTACAAGACTTTCCAAAAATAAAACTTGAAATTATAAAAGATAATGTTTTAATAGAAAATCTTAACATAAACAAAAACGGTAGCAGCATAGATATAGAAATAGATCTTCTTACATTCAAAACTTTTGATAAAGTTGGTCTCTCAGAAAGATTGCTTGCTTATGAAAATGTAACATCTATTGAAATAGAATAATAAAAAGCAGAAAGTACAAATTGTATTTTCTGCTTTTTTATTACCAACTTCTTCCCCCTCCTCCTCCAAATCCACCACCAGATGAACCTGAAGAAGAAAATCCTCCTGAAAACGTAGAGCTTCCTCCATGTCTTTTACTATTATTAACTGTTTCACTAATACTTTTATTTATCATTCTATCATAATACATTCTATTATTTATGTGTGAATAATATAAATAATTATGTACTCTTTCAGTATTAAGAGATAATTTAGAAATTACATTATCTAACATTTTTAAATACTGATTTTCTAGTCCATATGCTATAGCAAATGGTAATATTTGTCTAAAATATCTAATTACATCATCTTCAGTAGTAAAATTTTTTATTCTATCTGTTTCTGTTTTTTGTAAGAATATCTCAAATCCCTTTGCTTTTGGATACTCCTCATTATATAGCTTAGTATATCTTTTTACTGATAATGCATTTGCTAAAGTGATAAAGAATAATAAACCCATTCCTATTAATATAGGCATTTCAGAAAAAATTGATCCTCCAGATATTCCAAATACAAATATGATAGTAATAATTGCAATAAAAACTACTATAAAGAAATATTTGAATACTTGTATTTCATAATCACTTGAATATTTACTTAGAAAATATAATTTTAATTCATTTTCTAATTCAGCTATAGCTGAATTATATTTAAATATATCATTTTTATGTAACATCATTTTATTTAAAAACATATTTTCTTCTTTTGATAATTCATTTTTAAAATATTCATAACTATCAACATCTATATAATATTGTTTTTCAATATAATCATCAAAACCTTTTTTCTTCTGATTAATCTGTTCTCCAACCTTAATTACATATTCTTCATACATTTCATGCTCTGGATTTTTTTCTCTTAATTTTACTATACCTTTTTGTAATAACATATATAGTACAACTATGAAATAAGTTGAATAAAAATTCTTACCTACCATTATTTTAGCAATTAATGGAGAAATATTAGGTGGCATATATTCAACCATAATAGTTTTCTTATATTTAAATTTATTGACCACCATTCTTATTAAGAAGTTAATTAATAGTATAGGTAATAATATAATACCAAAAACTATTAGTAATGGATAAGCCTTAACCCTATTATACCATAGATTAAAACCTGAATATTTAAAACTATCACTATTTAATAAGAAAGATAATCCTTCTCCCGGATTACTCACCTTAGTAGTTTTTATTTCATATCCTCCATCTACTTCTTTTAATTCATAATCTTTATTAGTCTCACCAACATATCCTGTAAATGCATCAATTTGTCCTTTTATACCAGTTATATTTAATTTAAAGTTTTCAACTGGCATTTCCCAATAGTTACCTAATGCATTAAAGTAAATTTGATTAATATTTTCATTACTTCTAATACTATTATATACCTTATACTTAATCTCATAATTAATATCTTTATTTGCTGGTAAATAAACATCACTTAATCCTAGTCTATATACCATAACATTATCTTCTATTTCTGTATATAGT encodes:
- a CDS encoding ABC transporter ATP-binding protein — translated: MSKPIKLNIQNLTKVFTPKGRRVVAVEDVNLAIEEGEFVCLLGPSGCGKTTTLRMIAGFETPSEGHITMSGRDIAYLTPDKRGIAMVFQNYALFPHMNVYDNIAYGLKLQKRPKEEIKQRVDKILKLMKMEDFAERVPSQMSGGQQQRVSLARALIMNSEVLLFDEPLSNLDAKLRLHMRDEIRKLQQEVGITSIYVTHDQAEAMALSDKIVIMKDGKIAQVGSPQEIYQKPNSEFVAKFIGRANILDAKIIENRDNSTLISILGEEYLVNEKVDYTPGTDVKVVIRPESIKFTENKHTLEVSKSIFMGENHEYEVKNGNEVIEIVLNNPHGKDIKKIGDSLSFAFDQNSIHIL
- a CDS encoding DUF2207 domain-containing protein, which codes for MKKLVIFFVTLLSIFTFSFEKISNFEMDIKVEQNGVLNVTEKITYITDAEGRRGIYRIIPFKYSNGSYFKFEDRVKIDDFSVRYVDFNNEVGLYTEIEDNVMVYRLGLSDVYLPANKDINYEIKYKVYNSIRSNENINQIYFNALGNYWEMPVENFKLNITGIKGQIDAFTGYVGETNKDYELKEVDGGYEIKTTKVSNPGEGLSFLLNSDSFKYSGFNLWYNRVKAYPLLIVFGIILLPILLINFLIRMVVNKFKYKKTIMVEYMPPNISPLIAKIMVGKNFYSTYFIVVLYMLLQKGIVKLREKNPEHEMYEEYVIKVGEQINQKKKGFDDYIEKQYYIDVDSYEYFKNELSKEENMFLNKMMLHKNDIFKYNSAIAELENELKLYFLSKYSSDYEIQVFKYFFIVVFIAIITIIFVFGISGGSIFSEMPILIGMGLLFFITLANALSVKRYTKLYNEEYPKAKGFEIFLQKTETDRIKNFTTEDDVIRYFRQILPFAIAYGLENQYLKMLDNVISKLSLNTERVHNYLYYSHINNRMYYDRMINKSISETVNNSKRHGGSSTFSGGFSSSGSSGGGFGGGGGRSW
- a CDS encoding methionine ABC transporter permease yields the protein MDYLTLELLTSIKDTFIMVLIPTICAIFLGIPLGSLLYLTKKDGLKENISIYIPINIYINVVRSFPFLILVIVLIPITRLVFGTAFGLLPASFPICFVAVALYARFVEQSFHDVDPGIIDAALSMKATNFQVVWHFLLVEARSSLVLGLTSSIISFISYSTVMGIVGGGGIGDFAIRYGYQEYNYPLVYKVVSIMIVIVFAIQFIGNYVSKKLDKRRRDS
- a CDS encoding ATP-binding cassette domain-containing protein yields the protein MNLKNINKKFGDFTLDLDLELEKGEIFGLIGKSGSGKSTVLKMIQGLIKPDSGEICIDENIEMSVVFQNFNLLKNKDVYQNVALPLILKKSLDYIKVEEVLNFVGLLDKKNEYISSLSGGQKQRVAIARALVSNPNLLLCDEVTASLDKITKNEVISLFKKINKDYGTTILFVTHELDVAKKICDRVAVIENGKILEIFDVNKDLKDERELTYLEYAKEVLK
- a CDS encoding ABC transporter permease codes for the protein MSDLKLKIKGGLKDFRKMLNDPILMATIIFSIVVVAFFILVPLYNVFLESIKVNESFSIVNYIDSFKNSGNLQIILNTLVLGFTTGFISLIIGFIFAYLTVYIKIKGKAVFDFIALLPVISPPFIVALSTILLFGRTGLITRGLLGIEYEIYGFHGLVLVQVLSFFPIAYMMLVGLLNNIDPSVEEASRSLGANRFKVFTTVTLPLMVPGLANAFLLVFIQSIADYANPFVIGGKFTTIAVKIFQEGIGNYQLGLASALSVILLTISISMFTLQRYYVNSKSYITVTGKASRARELINTPFATISASIILIFLSACVIGMYILIPISSFTKLFGIDNTLSLYNYREIFKFANRVNPIITTTTLSIIATFVASIFSMIIAFLIVRKKFIGKTFIEFTVMMGLAIPGTIIGIGYALSYNKVYNLPFTNITLIPTLTGTGFIIIMAFIIRSLPVGVRSGIAALDQIDPSIEEASTILGANTVQTFTKITLPMIRDAFLSGLIYSFARSMTLVSTVVFLISAKWKLLTPTIMDNVDQGRIGIAAAYCTILIVIVSIFMLLMKLFMKLLEPKTK
- a CDS encoding MetQ/NlpA family ABC transporter substrate-binding protein, giving the protein MLKKLLLFFTIVFSTLTFSNDKVIKIAAAGYPMNEIVKIAADDLKKQGYDVQIKLLTDYVTANIGLNAKDFDANFHQHEPFMQVFNQKNNGTLVKVKPIYDVKVGFYSKNIKNKKSIPDGARIAIPSDPTNQDRALRILESEGLIKLGKSNGLNSISYIVENKKGLKIVPVGIPSLVQAYQEYDLAFNWPSHILKIGVKVKDALFLEKGSNARFAVMLAAREDNKNSQKIKDLTKAMTSEKVRQFLLKNYKEEGYPVF
- the glpX gene encoding class II fructose-bisphosphatase, which codes for MKRELALEFARVTEAAALAAHKLVGRGNKEEIDRVAVEAMKIMLNRIKIKGEVVIGEGEIDEAPMLYIGEKLGRTDGDYLEVDIAVDPVEGTRMTAQRQANAITVLAVGKKDTFLKAPDMYMEKLIVGPNAKGLIDLEKPLTENIQIIAKANNKELKDLTIIVLDKPRHKKIIEDLQKLGVSVYALPDGDVAASILTCMVDSDIDVVYGIGGAPEGVISAAAIRVLGGDMQARLKLRNEVKGYSLENDKISKDEKRRCEEKGLNVGAVLKLDDLAKEDEIVFSATGITSGDLLEGIKRRGNIARTQTLLIRGSSKTIRYINSIHNLDYKDEKINHLVK
- a CDS encoding ABC transporter substrate-binding protein — encoded protein: MKKLLMSILFGAFLFSCGGSTETASKSEEKLVFYAGLQEDHAALIAEQFTAETGIPTEFVRMSSGETLARLKAEKNNMVASVWYGGPVDGIIAADAEGLIEAYVSPTSEEILDQFKSGDGRWTGIYVGYLGFVGNKKILEEKGLEMPKSWADLLDPKFKGEIVVAHPGSSGTAYTMLASLVQLMGEEQAMAYFKQLDGQIRQYTKSGTAPGRMVGTGEVALGITFLHDAIKYQKEGYTDIIISAPSEGTGYEIGAVALLKDAPNSEAGKKFIDWVLTKEVQELGKTVGSFQFLTNKNAQNPEEAEPIKDTKLINYDFEWAGKNRKDLVEKYTKETSSTIPQK
- the lepB gene encoding signal peptidase I, with product MKILLYILFYIVTSILILAYLFKEKKVVEVIDCFVDKFINKIGINKEEIRSEKILLILNTIAILSLAILSIKVDYSRNDVLPIKNKIIILGTLVNFSILLLTYLKKYYYEAMTIVNLILIVFGKSMFGVDDKTFFKINILAVVFSLILIFFSQFELSNKIKKIFNAIYIIILVVIIQGYYLGNYAIPTGSMEPTIAVGDRIFANNVVYKFKQPKIGDIISFKEPLDNSLMYTKRITGTPGVMFKINENDNNIYIDGEKSSLNREYSIEGILKLFNNPEIYIPKNGDKIKLVEILELDISKGTGVVQLSKEEFLQKNISKDYYKYLFGFFNTNTLEQISGVDQDLTNKRYTYILESEGRFVLPILDFKYDIETMSKLLNGEEITLDSNYYMAMGDNTNNSNDSRYFGYVRENRIYGKLLLRWYPFNRVGLINEK
- a CDS encoding MgtC/SapB family protein; amino-acid sequence: MQNAIFLARILVACVCGAAIGYERTSKNKGAGVRTHAIVAVSSALMMIVSKYGFEDSIKFDASRVAAQIVSGVGFLGAGIIFVRNNNVITGLTTSAGIWGTAGVGMAIGSGLIFMGVSVTVIMLLLQTVMHKNNFLHKNEGNRYKLYLKMNEVLQDFPKIKLEIIKDNVLIENLNINKNGSSIDIEIDLLTFKTFDKVGLSERLLAYENVTSIEIE
- the rpmB gene encoding 50S ribosomal protein L28, whose translation is MQICEVFGKKVGHGNLVSHSNRATKRIWRPNLQTMKLMLDGKEVKVRVSTKAMKTLKGKNEDQVKKILLENKDNLSSRLSKILFSAN